One Candida dubliniensis CD36 chromosome 1, complete sequence genomic region harbors:
- a CDS encoding serine/threonine-protein kinase, putative (deleted EC_number 2.7.1.37;~Similar to S. cerevisiae SKS1), translated as MTLDILPIFDTHTKRHYISSGATNTSNNTTTFTSATIYQPPQTTTNTNKPNVNCLLDGYMLNHELRFIRKIGAGTYGLIYLVENIYTKQQFAAKMVLEQPLLKQKQQQQQQQQQQQQGHRAHKGESSMNKQIISQEFYQYFLNNSMPQPQNLDLNYIRDSGHDCPFLTEISLHLKVHQHPNIATIHQVLNIENFAIIILMDHFEQGDLFANIIDRQIFTDNRHRKVPRTDFETQLLMKNAILQLIEAIEYCHENNIYHCDLKPENIMVRYNPYYVRPTINNNKDNNDDDDNICYANSIIDYNELHLVLIDFGLAMDSATICCNSCRGSSFYMAPERTTNYNTHRLINQLIDMNQFESIEMNGTTITKSNCKYLPTLPGDIWSLGVLFINITCSRNPWPIASFDNNENNEVFKNYMLNNNKAVLSKILPISSQFNRLLDRIFKLNPNDRIDLPTLYKEIIRCDFFKDDHYYYSQHQHQHHHSHINNAYNHYHKQQNQARPTANQQLYTPPETTTYNSYASDMEEDEISDDEFYSDEDDEDIEEYEEEEEEYVGNSEQQQQQQVTTVNSNFGQVKGTCYYDTKTRTTTYIKPPAAYTLETPSQSVEYC; from the coding sequence ATGACACTCGATATATTGCCAATATTTGATACGCACACTAAACGTCACTATATAAGTAGTGGAGCTACCAATACTTCAAATAATACCACAACATTTACTTCAGCAACCATCTATCAACCACCACAAACTACCACAAACACTAATAAACCAAATgtaaattgtttattagaTGGATATATGTTAAACCATGAACTTCGGTTcattagaaaaattggtGCTGGTACTTATGGCTTGATTTATCTTGTGGAAAATATTTACactaaacaacaatttgCTGCTAAAATGGTTCTTGAACAACCATTGCTCAAAcaaaagcaacaacagcaacagcaacaacaacaacaacaacaaggtCATAGAGCACATAAAGGAGAATCCAGTAtgaataaacaaataatactgcaagaattttatcaatattttttgaaCAATAGTATGCCACAACCACAAAACTTGGACTTAAATTATATTCGAGATAGTGGTCATGATTGTCCATTTTTAACAGAGATTTCATTACATTTAAAAGTCCATCAACATCCAAACATAGCGACAATTCATCAAGTATTAAACATTGAAAACTTTGccataataatattgatggATCATTTTGAACAAGGAGACTTATTTGCTAATATCATTGATAGACAAATATTCACCGATAACAGACATAGAAAAGTACCAAGAACAGATTTTGAAAcccaattattaatgaagaatGCCATATTGCAATTAATAGAAGCCATTGAATATTGTcatgaaaataatatttatcattGTGATTTAAAACCAGAAAATATAATGGTTAGATATAATCCATATTATGTTCGTCCAACcattaataacaacaaagacaataatgatgatgatgataatatttgCTATGCCAACagtattattgattataatgaATTGCATCTAgtgttgattgattttggatTAGCCATGGATTCTGCCACCATTTGTTGTAATTCATGTCGTGGATCATCATTTTATATGGCTCCAGAAAGAACCACTAATTATAACACTCATCgtttaatcaatcaattaattgatatgaatcaatttgaatcaattgaaatgaatggaacaacaatcacaaaatcaaattgtaaatatttACCTACATTGCCAGGAGATATTTGGTCATTAGGtgtattgtttattaatatcacTTGTTCAAGAAACCCATGGCCCATTGcatcatttgataataatgaaaataatgaagtGTTTAAGAATTATAtgttgaataataataaagcaGTCTTGAGTAAAATATTACCCATTTCATCACAGTTCAATCGATTATTAGATAggattttcaaattgaatcCTAATGATAGAATAGATTTACCTACTTtatataaagaaattattcGTTGTGATTTCTTTAAAGatgatcattattattattctcaacatcaacatcaacatcatcacAGTCATATCAATAATGCCtataatcattatcacAAACAACAGAATCAAGCTAGACCTACTGCAAACCAACAGTTATATACTCCACCAGAAACCACCACTTATAATTCATACGCTAGTGATAtggaagaagatgaaattaGTGATGATGAGTTTTATTCCGATGaggatgatgaagatattgaagaatacgaagaagaagaggaagagtATGTGGGTAATAGcgaacaacaacaacaacaacaagtaaCGACTGTGAATAGTAATTTTGGTCAAGTTAAAGGTACATGTTATTATGATACCAAAACAAGAACGACGACATACATAAAGCCACCAGCTGCATATACTTTAGAAACACCTAGCCAAAGTGTTGAATACTGTTAG
- a CDS encoding galactokinase, putative (Similar to S. cerevisiae GAL3;~Similar to S. pombe GAL1;~Similar to C. albicans GAL1), whose amino-acid sequence MSVPTFDDLSFYSNDQELTKSRYLKLVEIFQSNFPNASIDFFARSPGRVNLIGDHIDYNFFPVLPMAISNDVIVAVNINDESEIVITNTDSKNFAKETIALTNNNDGFEIDSQHHSWANYFKCALIVANNYLTEQKMNGQLKGMKLTFDGNVPTGGGLSSSAAFCVASTLAILHANGVKDISKADLTRITVVCEHYVGVNTGGMDQCASVYGEPDKALLIQFKPQLIGKPFKFPVENLTFVITNSLQVSNKHETAPIHYNLRVVEMAIAADVLAKKLKLGSLVPQDSNIGTSSLRGVMDAVFNTHRWDGNDIDVGIEQLKKMIDIVETLLNNNQEGYTIDQCLSLLDLSLDQFKSKYLQAYPVKFDVLKLYQRAKHVYQESLRVLETLKLLSSTQSSSNNTKDDEESFLIKFGELMNQSQSDLDKLNESSNEKLNEICSIALQNGSYGSRITGAGWGGSIVHLTTLDKSKQLIQGLIENYYQLEFPDIKLDELMNDAIIDSKPSMGSCIVTTKFLQ is encoded by the coding sequence ATGTCAGTTCCTACATTTGATGACTTATCATTTTATTCCAATGATCAGGAGTTAACTAAATCAagatatttgaaattagtGGAAATCTTCCAATCCAATTTCCCTAATGCATCGATTGATTTCTTTGCTAGATCTCCTGGACGAGTTAATTTGATTGGTGATCATATTGATTACAATTTCTTCCCTGTTTTACCCATGGCTATAAGCAATGATGTTATAGTTGCCGTTAATATTAATGACGAATCAGAAATAGTGATTACAAACACTGATTCCAAGAATTTTGCCAAAGAAACCATAGCATtgaccaacaacaacgatgGGTTTGAGATTGATTCACAACATCATAGTTGGGCAAATTACTTCAAATGTGCATTAATTGTTGCCAACAACTATTTAACTgaacaaaaaatgaatgGTCAATTGAAAGGTATGAAATTAACTTTTGATGGTAATGTGCCAACAGGAGGAGGGTTATCCTCATCAGCTGCATTTTGTGTTGCTTCAACATTAGCTATACTTCATGCCAATGGTGTTAAAGATATAAGCAAAGCTGATTTGACAAGAATCACAGTTGTTTGTGAACATTATGTTGGTGTAAATACTGGTGGGATGGACCAATGTGCTAGTGTATATGGAGAACCCGATAAGGcattattgattcaatttaaacCACAATTAATTGGGAAACCATTTAAGTTTCCTGTGGAAAACTTGACATTTGTTATTACTAATAGTTTACAAGTGTCAAATAAACATGAGACTGCCCCTATCCATTATAACTTACGAGTGGTAGAAATGGCAATTGCTGCTGATGTTTTGGCCAAGAAGTTGAAATTGGGAAGTTTAGTGCCTCAAGATTCAAATATTGGCACTAGCAGTTTAAGAGGGGTAATGGATGCAGTATTTAATACTCACAGATGGGATGgtaatgatattgatgttggtattgaacaattgaaaaaaatgattgatattgttgaaactttattgaacaacaatcaaGAAGGGTATACTATTGATCAATGTTTATCTTTGTTAGATTTATCTTTGGATCAATTTAAAAGCAAGTATTTACAAGCTTACCCAGTTAAATTTGATGTTTTGAAACTTTATCAACGTGCTAAACACGTGTATCAAGAGAGTTTGCGTGTATTGGAaactttgaaattgttaTCATCGACACAAAGTAGTAGCAACAATACcaaagatgatgaagaatcatttttgatcaaatttggtgaattgatgaatcaatCACAATCAgatcttgataaattgaatgaatcctcaaatgaaaaattgaatgaaatttgTTCGATTGCATTACAGAATGGTTCTTATGGTTCAAGAATCACTGGTGCTGGTTGGGGTGGGTCAATTGTTCATTTGACAACATTAGATAAATCGAAACAATTGATCCAAGGATTGATTGAGAATTACTATCAATTGGAATTTCCTGATATTAAATTAGATGAATTGATGAATGATGCTATTATTGATAGTAAACCATCGATGGGTAGTTGTATTGTAACGACAAAATTCTTACAGTAA
- a CDS encoding GAL10 bifunctional protein [includes: UDP-glucose 4-epimerase (galactowaldenase); aldose 1-epimerase (mutarotase)], putative (Similar to S. cerevisiae GAL10;~Similar to S. pombe GAL10;~Similar to C. albicans GAL10) has protein sequence MPNEYILVTGGAGYIGSHTVIELINNGYQVVIVDNLSNSSYDAVARIEFIVKQHVPFYNVDIRNYEQLNKVFQDYKISGVIHFAALKAVGESTKIPLEYYDNNVSGTVNLLEVCKANDVKTIVFSSSATVYGDVTRFGDNSMIPIPEHCPMDPTNPYGRTKFIIESILKDIYNSDDAWKVAILRYFNPIGAHPSGLLGEDPLGIPNNLLPYLAQVAIGRREKLSIFGNDYNSRDGTPIRDYIHVVDLAKGHIAALAYLKNLQSEGLYREWNLGTGKGSTVFEVYHAFSKVVGRELPHEVVGRRAGDVLDLTAKPDRANKELQWKTELTIDDACKDLWKWTTENPFGFNIENYSWKEFDGFNNRLHSFVAGDLKVNLANRGALIQAITLNGSNMVKAYDNAEGFKSETNPFFGTTVGRYANRISNGEFELNGKVYKLTKNEGANNLHGGANGFDKQDFFGPVVKSRDGKFFVDFLLVDKDGNDGFPGELEAIVHYTIDNSSVQIEYECQLLSGEATIVNMTNHSYFNVSNSDTIEGIEVKLATDKMLEVDSQLLPTGKIIKNEKVANPIVLSENDVFDNCFIVDEQCGIDTRDKPLKQIFEATSSVTNNKLKISSTEPAFQFYTGDGVNTKGFGKRCGFCVEPSRFINAINHKEWSNQVILKKGEVYGSKIKYDFQ, from the coding sequence ATGCCAAACGAATATATTCTTGTTACTGGTGGTGCAGGTTACATTGGTTCTCACACagttattgaattaatcaataatgGATATCAAGTGGtcattgttgataatttgagTAATTCTTCCTATGATGCTGTTGCTagaattgaattcattGTCAAACAGCATGTTCCATTCTATAATGTTGATATCAGAAATTatgaacaattgaataaagtTTTCCAAGACTATAAGATATCTGGAGTGATTCATTTTGCTGCTTTGAAAGCTGTTGGTGAATCGACAAAAATCCCTTTGGAATattatgataataatgTGTCGGGAACTGTCAACTTATTAGAAGTATGTAAAGCCAATGATGTGAAAACAATTGTGTTCAGTTCTTCAGCCACTGTCTATGGTGATGTTACTAGATTTGGTGATAATTCAATGATTCCTATTCCTGAACATTGTCCAATGGATCCAACCAATCCATATGGAAGAACAaagtttattattgaatctatattaaaagatatttataataGTGATGATGCATGGAAAGTAGCAATTTTGAGATATTTCAACCCAATTGGTGCTCATCCTTCTGGTTTATTAGGTGAGGATCCTTTAGGAATTCCAAATAACTTATTGCCTTATTTAGCTCAAGTCGCTATAGGTAGACGTGAAAAATTGTCTATTTTTGGAAATGATTACAACAGTCGTGACGGTACCCCCATTAGAGACTATATTCATGTGGTTGATTTGGCAAAGGGACACATTGCTGCATTGGcatatttgaaaaacttACAATCTGAGGGTTTATACCGTGAATGGAATTTAGGTACTGGTAAAGGATCTACTGTTTTCGAAGTTTATCATGCCTTTAGTAAAGTTGTTGGCAGAGAATTGCCTCATGAAGTTGTTGGTAGACGTGCTGGCGATGTCTTGGATTTGACTGCTAAACCAGACAGAGCAAATAAGGAATTGCAATGGAAAACTGAACTTACTATCGATGATGCCTGTAAAGATTTATGGAAATGGACCACCGAAAATCCATTTGGGTTTAACATTGAGAATTATTCTTGGAAAGAATTTGATGGGTTTAATAACCGTTTGCACAGTTTTGTTGCTGGTGACTTGAAAGTCAACTTAGCCAATCGTGGTGCATTAATCCAAGCAATAACATTGAATGGCTCCAATATGGTAAAAGCATATGATAATGCTGAAGGCTTCAAATCCGAAACTAATCCATTTTTCGGCACCACTGTTGGTAGATATGCCAATAGGATTTCAAATGgagaatttgaattgaatggGAAAGTATACAAGTTAACTAAAAATGAAGGTGCAAACAACTTACATGGTGGTGCAAATGGATTCGATAAACAAGATTTCTTTGGTCCAGTTGTGAAAAGTCGTGATGGTAAGTTTTTCGTTGATTTCTTATTGGTTGATAAAGATGGCAATGATGGGTTCCCAGGTGAACTTGAAGCTATAGTGCATTAcacaattgataattccTCGGTGCAAATCGAATATGAATGTCAATTATTATCTGGCGAAGCAACCATTGTCAATATGACTAATCATAGTTATTTCAATGTTTCCAACTCGGACACCATTGAAGGTATTGAAGTCAAATTGGCAACTGATAAGATGTTAGAAGTGGATTCACAATTATTGCCAACTGGgaaaattatcaaaaatgaaaaagttgCTAATCCAATTGTGTTGAGTGAGAATGATGTATTTGacaattgttttattgttgacGAGCAATGTGGTATAGATACTCGTGATAAACctttgaaacaaatttttgaagCAACCAGTTCGGtcacaaacaacaaattgaagatATCCTCAACTGAACCCGCTTTCCAATTTTACACTGGTGACGGTGTTAACACCAAGGGGTTTGGAAAAAGATGTGGTTTCTGCGTGGAACCAAGTAGATTTATTAATGCTATCAATCACAAGGAATGGTCTAATCAAGTCATCTTGAAAAAAGGTGAAGTTTATGGAagtaaaattaaatatgaTTTTCAATAG
- a CDS encoding synbindin, putative (Similar to Mus musculus TRAPPC4;~Similar to C. albicans TRS23) produces MKVYSILILNKAGGLIYQNELVPGLSKLSANDYLVLAGTLHGVHAIGSKLSSTINSNNNNNIPNGEELNAAHNATILSTGKAGSANSNRTGLQKIETDMFNLYIFQTVSGLKFIMITAPNVANSESVTDELFRHLYILYSDYVMKDPFYSLDMPIKSSLFDGEVKRLFAQS; encoded by the coding sequence ATGAAAGTTTACTCTATATTAATCCTAAATAAAGCTGGTGGTcttatttatcaaaatgaGCTTGTTCCTGGTCTAAGTAAATTGTCAGCCAACGATTACTTGGTGTTAGCAGGTACATTGCACGGTGTTCATGCCATTGGTTCAAAATTGTCTTCAACGAttaacagcaacaacaataataacattCCAAATGGAGAAGAACTTAATGCTGCACACAATGCCACTATATTATCTACTGGGAAAGCCGGAAGTGCTAATAGTAACAGAACCGGTTTACAAAAAATCGAAACTGACATGTTCAATTTATACATATTTCAAACTGTTAGTGGACTAAAATTCATTATGATCACAGCACCAAACGTGGCCAATTCAGAATCTGTCACCGATGAATTATTCCGTCATTTGTACATACTTTATTCTGATTACGTGATGAAGGATCCATTTTATTCATTAGATATGCCTATAAAAAGTAGTTTATTCGATGGGGAAGTCAAGCGGTTGTTTGCACAATCTTAA
- a CDS encoding dTDP-glucose 4,6-dehydratase, putative (similar to prokaryotic gene;~Similar to Aneurinibacillus thermoaerophilus RMLB) — MTISFDKRIVVTGGAGFIGIHFLYYMVKKYPNIHFTCIDKLNYASNVSEIEKLKEYSNFEFIHLDLSDNLDNLLKITKNTTDIINFAAESSVDRSFEDPVYFTKNNILATQNLLECHRLNPGIGYFLHISTDEVYGDVYEGTNKENAAMNPTNPYSASKAAIDLIIKSYQYSYKLPITVLRPNNVYGPLQYPEKIIPLTIQCINEKTPIPVHGKGTNKRKYLYVLDLVQAIETVWIKTPLTVNQIYNIGGTDELDNISLIKLIMEIFGPGEIQFIKDRNYNDTNYSIDTTKIYNLGWSPKISIVQGLRLCKQPLDFPIE, encoded by the coding sequence ATGACAATATCATTCGACAAAAGAATAGTTGTTACTGGTGGAGCTGGGTTTATTGGTATACATTTCCTATACTATATGGTGAAGAAATATCCCAATATTCACTTTACCTGCATTGATAAACTAAACTATGCCAGCAATGTTTCTGAAATCGAAAAACTTAAGGAATACTCCaactttgaatttattcACTTGGACCTATCAGATAATCTAGACAACCTCCTCAAAATTACCAAAAATACCACTGACATCATAAATTTCGCAGCAGAATCATCTGTTGATCGGTCATTTGAAGATCCAGTCTACTTTACCAAGAATAATATACTAGCTACCCAAAACTTATTGGAATGCCATCGACTAAATCCAGGTATCGGGTATTTTTTGCATATTTCCACTGACGAAGTTTATGGTGATGTTTATGAAGGTACCAATAAAGAGAATGCAGCCATGAATCCAACTAACCCATATTCTGCCAGTAAGGCAGctattgatttgataataaaatcataTCAATATTCATACAAGTTACCAATCACAGTACTTCGACCTAATAATGTATATGGACCATTACAATATCCAGAAAAAATCATCCCATTGACTATACAGTGTATAAACGAAAAAACACCAATCCCAGTACATGGTAAGGGAACtaacaaaagaaaatactTGTATGTTCTTGATCTTGTGCAGGCTATTGAAACTGTGTGGATCAAAACCCCCCTAACagtaaatcaaatttataatattggTGGTACTGATGAATTGGATAATATAAGTTTAATCAAACTTATAATGGAGATATTTGGCCCTGGTGAAatccaatttatcaaagaTCGAAATTACAACGACACTAACTATTCCATAGATACAACAAAAATCTATAATTTGGGATGGTCTCCTAAAATATCTATTGTTCAAGGTTTAAGATTGTGCAAACAACCGCTTGACTTCCCCATCGAATAA
- a CDS encoding UDP-glucose-hexose-1-phosphate uridylyltransferase, putative (Similar to Cryptococcus neoformans GAL7;~Similar to S. pombe GAL7;~Similar to S. cerevisiae GAL7;~Similar to C. albicans GAL7): MSLNHLLNPLTSTPTYIKMTQEFDFTNHSHRRLNLLTNKFVLCSPHRAKRPWQGAKEEIKKSALPEYDPKCYLCPGNVRATGDINPKYKATYIFTNDYPAVRLDQPEYKEDEQDKQNSLKSRLLQTQGVRGKCFVICFSPKHNLTLPLMKDEEINNVVNAWQKLYGNLIQESNQGTAPYKYLQIFENKGAAMGCSNPHPHGQAWCLDVIPTEVKDELDNMSEYYKKYNSHLLGDYVELELQEKKRIVAENDSFIVVVPYWALWPFETLLISKTHLKSIQEFNDKQKLDLAAILKVLTTKYDNLFNTSFPYSMGIHQAPFQCTHEQNECSWFHMHFYPPLLRSATVKKFCVGFEMLGEPQRDLTSEQAAARLQELDGDVHYMNKSKA; this comes from the coding sequence ATGTCTCTAAATCATCTTCTAAATCCACTAACATCAACACCAACATATATAAAAATGACtcaagaatttgatttcactAACCATTCCCATCGTCGcttgaatttattaaccaataaatttgttttgtgtTCTCCACATAGAGCCAAAAGACCATGGCAAGGtgctaaagaagaaattaaaaaatctGCTTTACCAGAATATGATCCCAAATGTTATTTATGTCCAGGTAATGTACGTGCTACTGGTGATATTAACCCTAAATATAAAGCTACATATATTTTTACCAATGATTATCCTGCTGTGAGGTTAGATCAACCAGAATACAAAGAAGATGAACAAGATAAACAAAACTCTTTGAAGAGCAGATTATTACAAACCCAGGGGGTAAGAGGTAAATGCtttgttatttgtttttctcCAAAGCATAACTTGACATTACCATTAATGAAAGATGAAGAGATTAATAATGTGGTGAATGCTTGGCAAAAATTATATGGTAACTTGATTCAAGAAAGTAATCAAGGTACTGCTCCTTATAAATATTTGCAAATTTTCGAAAATAAGGGAGCAGCAATGGGTTGTTCAAATCCTCATCCTCATGGTCAAGCTTGGTGTTTAGATGTGATACCAACTGAAGTGAAAGATGAATTGGACAATATGTCAGAATATTATAAGAAATATAATTCACATCTTTTAGGAGATTATGTTGAATTGGAAttacaagaaaagaagagaatCGTTGCTGAAAATGATTCATTTATAGTAGTGGTACCATATTGGGCATTATGGCCATTTGAAACTTTATTAATATCTAAAACTCATTTAAAATCTATTCAAgaatttaatgataaacaaaaacttGATTTAGCTGCTATTTTAAAAGTTTTAACTACAAAAtatgataatttatttaatactTCATTCCCATATTCAATGGGTATACATCAAGCTCCATTTCAATGTACTCATGAACAAAATGAATGTTCTTGGTTCCATATGCATTTTTATCCACCATTGTTACGTTCAGCTACTGTGAAAAAGTTCTGTGTTGGATTTGAAATGTTAGGTGAACCACAACGTGATTTGACTAGTGAACAAGCAGCTGCTAGATTGCAAGAATTGGATGGGGATGTGCATTATATGAATAAATCTAAAGCATAG